The following are from one region of the Sardina pilchardus chromosome 4, fSarPil1.1, whole genome shotgun sequence genome:
- the arl4cb gene encoding ADP-ribosylation factor-like 4Cb gives MGNSFSNVSAFQSLHIVMLGLDSAGKTTVLYRLKFNEFVNTVPTIGFNTEKIKLSNGTAKGISCHFWDVGGQEKLRPLWKSYSRCTDGIIYVVDSVDVDRLEEAKTELHKVTKFAENQGTPLLVIANKQDLPKSLPVADIEKQLALHELTPSTTYHVQPACAIIGEGLHEGMDKLYEMILKRRKSLKQKKKR, from the coding sequence ATGGGCAACAGTTTCTCTAACGTGTCAGCCTTCCAGTCTCTACATATTGTGATGCTGGGGTTGGACTCTGCTGGAAAAACGACTGTATTGTACCGTCTTAAATTTAACGAGTTTGTGAACACCGTGCCAACAATTGGATTTAACACGGAGAAGATCAAATTGAGCAATGGTACGGCTAAAGGTATCAGTTGTCATTTTTGGGATGTCGGTGGACAGGAGAAGCTGCGGCCCTTGTGGAAATCCTACAGTCGGTGCACGGACGGCATCATATATGTTGTCGACTCGGTAGATGTGGACCGACTTGAGGAGGCCAAGACTGAGCTTCACAAAGTCACCAAATTTGCGGAAAACCAAGGTACGCCACTGCTGGTGATTGCCAACAAGCAGGACCTGCCCAAATCTCTACCCGTGGCTGACATTGAGAAACAACTGGCGCTCCACGAGCTCACGCCATCAACAACATATCACGTTCAACCCGCCTGTGCAATTATTGGAGAGGGACTTCACGAGGGCATGGATAAACTTTATGAAATGATTTTAAAGCGACGGAAATCGCTTAAGCAAAAAAAGAAGCGGTAG